The following are encoded together in the Lactuca sativa cultivar Salinas chromosome 1, Lsat_Salinas_v11, whole genome shotgun sequence genome:
- the LOC111911012 gene encoding uncharacterized protein LOC111911012: MTDEEWKAEEKLNKMVEKLRNAPLLYPDLCTQLFDGVTSTNAASWGPSSTLLHPAEVFTTQYCEDIEMVDTPPQMDILASASTVPPPTSASHASGDSSARSKNKRGKQNAPAETLDDDIREVGKEIMKAAQAFAQTNNLDKEMDECIEKLKGLELDNSDPKYITALMLFAENAGHNERFRAVKERFHHSIQTIHQCFHEVLKAMMCFAREIIIPTSSNTTRNTSERHRRLKNIFPRALGALDGALVHVVVPVDEQIRYKGRGKDKYYLCDAAYTNTRGFMAPYRITRYWLANFRRNRALTKEERFNNAHAQLRNIIEHGYGVLKAIFPILKRMAPNPFSVQRDIVIVCVAVHNFIKKYDIQDGLLINFEQNTTVTPNVGGGGSEGQNIQGIEWGSEAVEYITTLRDQIANQLLSNGSR, encoded by the exons ATGACGGATGAAGAATGGAAAGCGGAGGAAAag TTGAACAAGATGGTTGAGAAATTAAGAAATGCACCCCTCCTTTACCCTGATCTATGCACCCAGTTGTTTGACGGTGTGACCTCGACCAATGCTGCTAGTTGGGGACCATCTTCGACACTCCTTCATCCTGCAGAAGTCTTTACTACACAATATTGTGAGGATATCGAAATGGTAGATACTCCACCTCAAATGGATATCCTAGCCTCAGCTTCAACAGTACCCCCACCTACAAGTGCATCACATGCAAGTGGAGATTCTTCTGCTCGGTCTAAAAATAAAAGAGGAAAACAAAATGCACCCGCGGAAACACTGGATGATGACATAAGAGAGGTTGGCAAAGAAATTATGAAGGCGGCTCAGGCATTCGCACAAACTAATAATCTTGACAAGGAGATGGATGAATGTATTGAAAAATTGAAAGGCTTGGAGCTGGATAATTCTGATCCGAAATATATCACTGCTCTTATGTTGTTCGCTGAAAATGCTG GACATAATGAACGTTTTCGAGCTGTTAAAGAAAGGTTTCACCACTCCATACAAacgattcatcaatgttttcatgAAGTGCTAAAAGCAATGATGTGTTTTGCAAGAGAAATTATCATACCAACATCTTCAAATACAACAAGAAATACCTCAGAACGACATAGACGACTAAAAAACATATTTCCTAGAGCATTAGGTGCACTAGATGGAGCACTTGTACATGTAGTCGTGCCCGTTGATGAACAAATTCGCTATAAgggaagaggaaaag ataaatattacctttgtgatgcTGCATACACCAACACCCGTGGATTTATGGCTCCTTACCGCATtactaggtattggttagccAATTTTCGAAGAAACAGAGCTTTAACTAAGGAAGAAAGGTTCAATAATGCtcatgcacaacttagaaatATCATTGAACATGGTTATGGTGTATTGAAGGCAATATTTCCAATTTTAAAACGTATggctcctaatcctttttcagtgcaaagagacatagtcattgtctGTGTTGCAGTCcataattttataaagaaatatgATATTCAAGATGGCCTTTTGATAAACTTTGAACAAAACACTACGGTTACTCCTAATgtgggaggtggaggaagtgagggCCAAAACATACAAGGAATAGAATGGGGTTCAGAAGCCGTTGAGTATATCACTACTTTGCGTGACCAGATTGCTAATCAGTTACTTTCAAATGGTTCACGTTAA